The Croceicoccus marinus genome contains a region encoding:
- a CDS encoding TonB-dependent receptor codes for MRSRKIGSGNMLLLGCATSALALVCATPAMAQDSQESQDEPEAQGSESNEIIIVTGLRGSLQRNLDEKRNAAGVVDVISAEDIGKFPDSNVAASLQRLPGVSIQRSGARGEATGITVRGFGGDFNTTLYDGRRISTATGNRQIDFSTVGVDFIGQLSVLKTPDVSLSSDSIGATVNIEFPTPFDNPGFRAAVTASGSIQDRSGDIVPTAGILVSNTWNDTFGVLGSVVYTRRDTDSNRVYVSGWPGGNFAPCQLAGSTAETCAPTAATVDPDVPAANQRTIPGWFPQQYGAEQQRVNDERVDARLALQWQPAYGTMVTLDNNYSRQKIESNNYAFGVWFNQTDLRNVELDENGTAVNFTQAGSPTDFTSALNKQILETNQTGLNIEFEASDNLTFEVDGAYAKSKLNPGDVIGSLNADVGYGGALGTNLQFIVDGDSNEAFPSLANFGPAGVGGDWANTDLIGSHVTVNQTQRNTDELWQLRAEGQWQQDDLTLQFGGQYYEDRFEFANYSTFVNNFWQAYAGYGDPSGRDTGIAPLPDSLYQGTISLDGFIPGFDGALPPSVFLINPVDYQNYLTGLGNPQTQDIPGYNAGCCGGNFTGTFDQALDGGSVRDITEKTWALFLRASFESEIAGMPFFFNAGMRNENSNIKANGNGTVPVLIQTSTADPTLLTVTLSDPQPLTATTDYNYLLPSLDTRLEITPEFQMRFSASRTITRPTLNLLYPQLNVGTGQRVGALSAAGGNPSLRPYLSDNFDLAAEWYYQPNSYLSVNGFLKNVSNFIVGGVTNQTINDVIDPTTGQPAVFAVTQQVNGPDATVKGIELALQHVFGDTGFGFQANATFVETNRPYDENDISQTGFAVTGLANSANFVGFYDKDGFQIRAALNWRDEYLLQFGQNQNTGSFGAEPTFVDQSFQIDLTSSYDINDNFSVFGEVLNVNNNKQSTHGRFSNQLLDVFDYGRRYTAGVRFRY; via the coding sequence ATGCGTTCGCGCAAAATTGGTAGCGGTAACATGCTGCTGCTCGGCTGTGCGACGAGTGCGCTTGCATTGGTGTGCGCGACGCCCGCCATGGCGCAGGATTCGCAAGAATCGCAGGACGAGCCTGAAGCACAGGGCTCCGAGAGCAACGAGATCATCATCGTTACCGGCCTGCGCGGCTCACTCCAGCGCAACCTGGACGAGAAGCGCAACGCGGCTGGTGTCGTCGACGTGATCTCGGCCGAGGACATCGGCAAGTTCCCCGATTCCAACGTCGCGGCATCGCTGCAGCGCCTGCCGGGCGTGTCGATCCAGCGCAGCGGCGCGCGCGGCGAGGCGACGGGCATCACCGTTCGCGGCTTTGGCGGCGACTTCAACACCACGCTGTACGACGGACGCCGGATCTCGACCGCGACGGGCAACCGCCAGATCGACTTCAGCACCGTGGGCGTGGACTTCATCGGCCAGCTCAGCGTTCTGAAGACTCCCGACGTCTCGCTGTCGTCCGATTCGATCGGCGCGACCGTCAATATCGAATTCCCCACGCCGTTCGACAATCCGGGCTTCCGCGCGGCCGTGACCGCATCGGGTTCGATCCAGGACCGTTCGGGCGATATCGTTCCGACTGCGGGCATCCTGGTCAGCAACACCTGGAACGACACGTTCGGCGTGCTGGGCAGCGTGGTCTATACGCGCCGCGATACCGACAGCAACCGCGTCTATGTCAGCGGTTGGCCGGGCGGCAATTTCGCGCCCTGCCAGCTGGCCGGAAGCACGGCTGAAACCTGCGCGCCGACCGCCGCGACGGTGGACCCCGATGTTCCGGCTGCGAACCAGCGCACCATTCCGGGCTGGTTCCCCCAGCAGTACGGCGCCGAACAGCAGCGCGTGAACGACGAGCGTGTCGACGCGCGTCTCGCCCTGCAGTGGCAGCCGGCCTATGGAACCATGGTCACGCTGGACAACAACTATTCGCGCCAGAAGATCGAATCGAACAACTATGCCTTCGGCGTGTGGTTCAACCAGACCGACCTGCGCAATGTCGAGCTGGACGAGAACGGCACCGCGGTGAATTTCACGCAGGCGGGTTCGCCCACCGACTTCACCTCGGCGCTGAACAAGCAGATCCTCGAGACGAACCAGACGGGCCTGAACATCGAGTTCGAGGCCAGCGACAACCTGACCTTCGAGGTTGACGGCGCCTATGCGAAGAGCAAGCTGAACCCCGGCGACGTGATCGGCAGCCTCAACGCCGACGTCGGCTATGGCGGCGCGCTTGGCACCAATCTGCAGTTCATCGTGGACGGCGACAGCAACGAGGCGTTCCCCTCGCTCGCCAATTTCGGTCCGGCCGGGGTCGGCGGAGACTGGGCGAATACCGACCTGATCGGTTCGCACGTCACCGTGAACCAGACCCAGCGCAATACGGACGAGCTTTGGCAGCTGCGCGCCGAGGGCCAGTGGCAGCAGGACGACCTGACGCTGCAGTTCGGCGGCCAGTATTACGAGGACCGCTTCGAGTTCGCCAACTACTCGACCTTCGTGAACAATTTCTGGCAGGCCTATGCCGGCTATGGCGATCCTTCGGGCCGCGATACGGGCATCGCGCCGCTGCCGGATTCGCTCTACCAGGGTACCATCAGCCTCGACGGGTTCATCCCCGGCTTCGACGGCGCGCTTCCGCCTTCCGTCTTCCTGATCAACCCGGTCGACTACCAGAACTATCTGACCGGCCTGGGCAATCCGCAGACGCAGGACATTCCCGGCTATAACGCAGGCTGCTGCGGCGGGAACTTCACCGGCACCTTCGACCAGGCGCTGGACGGCGGCAGCGTCCGCGACATCACCGAAAAGACCTGGGCGCTGTTCTTGCGTGCCAGCTTCGAATCCGAAATCGCCGGCATGCCGTTCTTCTTCAATGCCGGCATGCGGAACGAGAATTCGAACATCAAGGCGAACGGCAACGGCACGGTTCCGGTACTGATCCAGACCAGCACGGCCGATCCGACGCTGCTGACGGTGACCCTGTCCGATCCGCAGCCGCTGACCGCCACGACGGACTACAACTACCTGCTGCCCAGCCTGGATACCCGGCTTGAAATCACGCCCGAATTCCAGATGAGGTTCAGCGCATCGCGCACCATCACCCGGCCCACGCTGAACCTGCTGTATCCGCAGCTGAACGTGGGCACCGGGCAGCGCGTCGGTGCGCTCAGCGCCGCGGGCGGCAATCCGTCGCTCAGGCCCTATCTGTCGGACAACTTCGACCTGGCGGCCGAATGGTACTACCAGCCGAACTCGTATCTGTCGGTGAACGGCTTCCTGAAGAACGTGTCGAACTTCATCGTCGGCGGTGTCACCAACCAGACCATCAACGATGTGATCGATCCCACCACCGGCCAGCCCGCCGTCTTCGCGGTGACGCAGCAGGTCAACGGGCCCGACGCCACGGTCAAGGGTATCGAACTGGCGCTGCAGCACGTGTTCGGCGACACCGGCTTCGGCTTCCAGGCCAATGCCACCTTCGTGGAAACGAACCGCCCCTATGACGAGAACGACATCTCGCAGACGGGCTTTGCGGTCACGGGCCTGGCCAATTCGGCGAACTTCGTCGGCTTCTACGACAAGGACGGCTTCCAGATCCGCGCCGCGCTCAACTGGCGCGACGAATATCTGCTGCAGTTCGGGCAGAACCAGAACACCGGTTCGTTCGGCGCAGAGCCGACCTTTGTCGACCAAAGCTTCCAGATCGACCTGACCAGCAGCTATGACATCAACGACAACTTCAGCGTCTTTGGTGAAGTTCTGAACGTCAACAACAACAAGCAGAGCACCCACGGGCGCTTCTCGAACCAGCTGCTTGACGTGTTCGACTATGGTCGCCGCTACACGGCGGGGGTTCGCTTCCGCTATTGA
- a CDS encoding cupin-like domain-containing protein: MSQPVPLASPQDFATEHAFREHVMQPCRPVVMKAAARDWPLLKQEEASIFDHLRQFDVGREAEIFIGSPETDRRYYYADNLSGFNFQRESVGFAEGLDRILQGADGNDTATLYMGSLPSERYLPGIEGLTRLAFLPQSILPRFWIGHPSSVACHYDTQDNVACAAMGRRRFTLFPPEAIGDLYVGPIDFTMAGQPVGLAVDSKAGDPRYPRFDAIRDTALVAELEPGDAIYIPKLWWHKVEALDPVNVLVNFWWDGFASGPDQPFAAMMLALIAIAERPPAEREAWRAWFDHYVFRPDGHPLDHLPPELHGILGPLQDGNYQRIRMAAMRMLRGS, from the coding sequence ATGTCGCAGCCCGTTCCGCTCGCCAGCCCGCAGGATTTCGCCACCGAGCACGCGTTTCGCGAGCATGTGATGCAGCCATGCCGGCCGGTCGTCATGAAGGCCGCCGCCCGCGACTGGCCCCTGCTGAAGCAGGAAGAAGCGTCGATCTTCGACCATCTGCGGCAATTCGACGTGGGGCGCGAGGCGGAGATTTTCATCGGATCACCGGAAACCGACCGGCGCTATTACTATGCCGACAACCTGTCCGGCTTCAACTTCCAGCGCGAAAGCGTCGGCTTTGCGGAAGGGCTCGACAGGATCCTGCAAGGCGCCGACGGTAACGATACCGCTACGCTGTACATGGGATCGCTACCATCGGAGCGCTATCTTCCCGGTATCGAGGGGCTGACCAGGCTGGCGTTCCTGCCGCAATCGATCCTTCCACGCTTCTGGATCGGACATCCCTCGAGCGTCGCCTGTCACTATGATACGCAGGACAATGTCGCCTGCGCCGCGATGGGCCGGCGCCGCTTCACCCTGTTCCCGCCCGAGGCTATCGGCGATCTTTACGTCGGTCCGATCGACTTCACTATGGCCGGGCAGCCGGTCGGGCTGGCAGTCGACAGTAAGGCGGGCGATCCGCGTTATCCGCGCTTCGACGCCATCCGCGACACCGCCCTTGTCGCCGAGTTGGAGCCGGGCGATGCGATCTACATACCCAAGCTCTGGTGGCACAAGGTCGAGGCGCTGGATCCCGTCAACGTGCTGGTCAATTTCTGGTGGGACGGCTTCGCGTCCGGCCCCGACCAGCCCTTCGCGGCCATGATGCTGGCACTGATCGCCATAGCGGAACGGCCGCCTGCCGAGCGCGAGGCATGGCGGGCCTGGTTCGATCACTACGTGTTTCGGCCAGATGGTCATCCGCTGGACCATTTGCCGCCCGAATTGCACGGGATCCTCGGACCGCTGCAGGATGGCAACTACCAGCGGATTCGCATGGCCGCCATGCGCATGCTGCGCGGAAGCTGA
- a CDS encoding alpha/beta hydrolase, producing MKFGPLVAGLMLSFTSVQAYAQDDQMVSIEVPAQPDAIDLDTGTLPGATAPESWHQQYGSRFARNVTDATLTPFLPDPAKATGAAVVVAPGGGFRTLSMENEGWDVARALADRGIAAFVLKYRLNQTPADLQAFQQADRMPRDSAARPPRPAPEEMAKAIAPQLTDAEAAFALIRANADEWNVDPDRIGMVGFSAGAALTMATGLYGPDADPAFLADIYGPLNAMPVPEDAPPLFVALAADDPLFQTTDFGLIESWRTAGRPVEFHYYEQGGHGFGMYPKTTTSTGWFDAFASWLTMHGFMEAK from the coding sequence ATGAAATTTGGACCCCTCGTCGCAGGTCTGATGCTGAGTTTTACGTCCGTCCAGGCCTATGCGCAGGACGATCAGATGGTCTCGATCGAGGTCCCTGCCCAGCCCGATGCGATCGACCTCGACACCGGGACGCTGCCTGGGGCGACCGCTCCGGAATCGTGGCACCAGCAATATGGCAGCCGTTTCGCGCGCAATGTGACCGATGCGACGCTGACGCCCTTCCTTCCCGATCCGGCCAAGGCGACGGGCGCAGCGGTGGTGGTGGCCCCCGGCGGCGGGTTCCGCACGCTGTCGATGGAGAACGAAGGCTGGGACGTCGCGCGCGCGCTTGCCGACAGGGGTATCGCCGCCTTCGTGCTGAAATACCGGCTGAACCAGACCCCTGCAGATCTGCAGGCGTTCCAGCAGGCCGACCGCATGCCGCGTGACAGTGCCGCACGCCCGCCCCGCCCCGCGCCCGAGGAAATGGCCAAGGCGATCGCGCCCCAGCTGACCGATGCGGAGGCTGCCTTTGCGCTGATCCGCGCGAATGCGGATGAGTGGAACGTCGATCCGGACCGGATCGGGATGGTCGGCTTTTCTGCAGGTGCTGCGCTGACGATGGCGACCGGTCTCTACGGCCCCGATGCCGACCCCGCCTTCCTTGCGGATATCTACGGCCCGCTGAACGCCATGCCGGTTCCCGAGGATGCACCGCCGCTGTTCGTGGCGCTGGCGGCGGACGATCCGTTGTTCCAGACCACCGACTTCGGCCTGATCGAAAGCTGGCGCACGGCCGGCCGGCCTGTCGAGTTTCATTATTATGAACAGGGCGGCCACGGCTTCGGCATGTACCCCAAGACCACGACAAGCACCGGCTGGTTCGATGCCTTCGCCTCGTGGCTGACGATGCATGGCTTCATGGAGGCGAAATGA
- a CDS encoding glycosyl hydrolase family 95 catalytic domain-containing protein yields MTLFHLTRRSLMAGAAAAAAASRLAGQASAASPAPGASRLWYRQPAREWIEALPIGNGRLGAMIFGAADQERLQLNEDTLWTGGPYDPVNPQALDALPLVRRLVEQDRFAEAEALADAKLIGVPRTQMAYQSFGDLLLSFPGASGEVQDYVRELDLDSALARVAFTRDGAAQSREMFASPQGDVIAMRIAAQVPFDLDVVLASEQPGMRVEAGGDTLLLTGHNAGRAGIDGVLQLAGRVRVQSDGTIAPHGDRLSLRGATQVTLLLAMATSFRRFDDTGADPVALVDAAIRQASAIGYDDLRADAVAEHRRLFRRVSLDLGRTAAADRPTDARIEAEDLQDDPDLARLYFDYGRYLLIASSRPGTQPANLQGIWNAENEPPWESKYTVNINTEMNYWPAEVTGLPECVEPLVRMVRELAVTGEHTARTMYGVRGWVCHHNTDLWRATAPIDGAQWGMWPTGGAWLCTHLWDHYDYSRDTDFLAGVYPVMRGAALFFLDTLQTDPATGYLVTNPSISPENRHPEGAAICAGPAMDQQILRDLFRQTASAAQILGIDAPFAAEIMQTRGRLAPDRIGAQGQLQEWREDWDASAPEPDHRHVSHLYALFPSAQIDPAATPALAAAARRSLELRGDESTGWATAWRINLRARLREGDRAHDVLAFLLGPGRTYPNMFDAHPPFQIDGNFGGTRAIAEMLMQSHRDTILLLPALPAAWSEGSVRGLRARGGCRVDLAWRDGRITDAVLNADADGAWQVGRPGRLMDVTLAKGQSLHFAEADLPPEA; encoded by the coding sequence GTGACGCTGTTCCACCTGACGCGGCGCTCGCTGATGGCGGGCGCTGCGGCAGCGGCCGCCGCGTCGCGATTGGCGGGGCAGGCATCGGCCGCCTCGCCCGCGCCGGGCGCATCGCGGCTGTGGTACCGCCAGCCCGCGCGCGAGTGGATCGAAGCGCTTCCGATCGGCAATGGCCGGCTGGGGGCGATGATCTTCGGCGCAGCGGACCAGGAACGCTTGCAACTCAACGAGGACACGCTGTGGACGGGCGGGCCCTATGACCCGGTCAACCCGCAGGCGCTGGACGCGCTGCCCCTGGTGCGCCGCCTTGTCGAACAGGATCGCTTCGCAGAGGCCGAGGCGCTGGCCGATGCGAAGCTGATCGGCGTTCCCCGGACGCAGATGGCCTATCAATCATTCGGCGATCTACTTCTGTCCTTTCCCGGCGCATCGGGCGAGGTGCAGGACTATGTGCGCGAGCTGGACCTCGATTCCGCCCTCGCCCGCGTCGCTTTCACCCGCGATGGCGCCGCGCAAAGCCGCGAGATGTTCGCATCCCCGCAAGGCGATGTCATCGCCATGCGCATCGCCGCGCAGGTGCCCTTCGACCTCGACGTCGTTCTGGCAAGCGAACAACCCGGCATGCGCGTGGAGGCTGGCGGCGATACGCTGCTGCTGACCGGGCACAATGCAGGTCGCGCCGGCATCGACGGAGTTCTGCAACTTGCCGGCCGGGTCCGGGTCCAAAGCGACGGCACAATCGCCCCGCACGGCGACCGGCTCAGCCTGAGGGGCGCGACGCAGGTCACGCTGCTGCTGGCGATGGCGACCAGTTTCCGCCGGTTCGACGACACCGGCGCGGACCCGGTCGCGCTGGTCGACGCCGCGATCCGGCAGGCCTCTGCCATCGGTTACGATGATCTGCGCGCGGATGCGGTCGCCGAACATCGCCGCCTGTTCCGCCGCGTATCCCTCGATCTTGGCCGCACCGCCGCCGCGGATCGGCCCACCGATGCCCGTATCGAAGCCGAGGACCTGCAGGACGACCCGGACCTCGCCCGGCTGTATTTCGATTATGGGCGCTATCTGCTGATCGCCTCGTCGCGGCCCGGAACGCAGCCCGCCAATCTGCAGGGCATCTGGAATGCCGAGAACGAGCCGCCGTGGGAATCGAAATACACCGTCAACATCAATACCGAGATGAACTACTGGCCGGCGGAAGTGACCGGCCTGCCCGAGTGTGTCGAGCCGCTGGTCCGCATGGTGCGCGAACTTGCGGTCACCGGCGAACATACCGCGCGCACGATGTATGGCGTGCGGGGCTGGGTCTGCCATCACAACACCGATCTGTGGCGAGCGACCGCCCCGATCGACGGCGCGCAATGGGGCATGTGGCCGACCGGAGGCGCCTGGCTCTGCACGCATCTGTGGGACCATTACGACTATAGCCGCGACACCGATTTTCTCGCCGGCGTCTATCCGGTGATGCGGGGCGCGGCGCTGTTCTTCCTCGATACGCTGCAGACCGATCCGGCGACCGGCTACCTGGTGACCAATCCCTCGATCTCGCCCGAGAACCGCCACCCCGAAGGTGCCGCGATCTGTGCCGGTCCGGCGATGGACCAGCAGATCCTGCGCGATCTGTTCCGGCAGACCGCCAGCGCGGCGCAGATACTGGGCATCGATGCGCCATTCGCGGCAGAGATCATGCAGACCCGCGGCCGTCTGGCGCCCGATCGCATCGGCGCGCAGGGCCAGCTGCAGGAATGGCGCGAGGATTGGGATGCAAGCGCGCCCGAACCCGACCACCGCCATGTCTCGCACCTCTATGCGCTGTTCCCCAGCGCGCAGATCGATCCGGCCGCCACCCCCGCCCTGGCCGCAGCGGCGCGCCGTTCGCTGGAATTGCGCGGCGACGAATCGACGGGCTGGGCCACCGCCTGGCGCATCAACCTGCGCGCCCGCCTGCGCGAGGGGGACCGAGCGCATGACGTGCTGGCGTTCCTGCTGGGACCGGGCCGCACCTATCCGAACATGTTCGACGCCCATCCCCCGTTCCAGATCGACGGCAATTTCGGCGGCACCCGCGCCATCGCCGAGATGCTGATGCAGAGCCACCGCGACACGATCCTCCTGCTGCCCGCCCTGCCGGCGGCGTGGAGCGAAGGTTCGGTAAGGGGCCTTCGCGCCCGCGGCGGCTGCCGGGTCGACCTGGCATGGCGCGATGGCCGCATCACCGACGCAGTGCTGAACGCCGACGCGGACGGGGCATGGCAAGTGGGCAGGCCCGGACGTCTGATGGACGTGACGCTGGCCAAGGGCCAATCGCTACATTTCGCCGAGGCTGACCTGCCGCCTGAAGCGTAA
- a CDS encoding TIGR02300 family protein — translation MVKPEWGAKHTCPKCGTRFYDLGKDDPVTCIECGNEWTPEPVLKSKQPIPYEEEKTQKQENDEDLGDDDLDIDVDDDDDSPDNDVDLGGDDDLGVAKASDDDEEDT, via the coding sequence ATGGTCAAGCCCGAATGGGGTGCCAAGCACACCTGCCCGAAGTGCGGCACCCGCTTTTACGATCTCGGCAAGGACGATCCGGTTACCTGCATCGAATGCGGTAATGAATGGACGCCCGAGCCCGTGCTCAAGTCCAAGCAGCCTATTCCCTATGAGGAAGAGAAGACTCAGAAGCAGGAGAACGACGAGGATCTGGGTGACGACGATCTGGACATCGACGTCGACGACGACGACGATTCGCCGGACAACGATGTCGACCTGGGCGGCGACGACGATCTTGGCGTCGCCAAGGCCAGCGACGACGACGAGGAAGATACCTGA
- a CDS encoding SapC family protein, with translation MPELELLDYQSHSSLRLDLANAGQRHFVQVVSEEIPLAATEYPILFTKNPDTGAFYAGAVMGLEAGTNLFAADGMLPGYRPADLVRQGFFLHEGRIAVAPGDPVFVPHGKPVFDEQGSATPALQQVQHAMQVLGRGLPETESMIARFVEHRLIEPIDITLDFDDGSRLQLDGLYSTSLDSLHALPDEAALDLFRRGDLQIAYIQAASIHHIRHMARLRNERLFADA, from the coding sequence GTGCCCGAACTAGAACTGCTCGATTACCAGTCCCATTCCAGCCTCAGGCTCGACCTCGCCAATGCGGGGCAGCGGCATTTCGTGCAGGTCGTTAGCGAGGAGATTCCGCTGGCGGCAACCGAATACCCGATCCTTTTCACCAAGAATCCCGATACCGGCGCCTTTTATGCTGGTGCGGTCATGGGGCTGGAGGCAGGGACGAACCTGTTCGCCGCGGATGGCATGCTGCCGGGATACCGCCCCGCCGACCTGGTGCGGCAGGGCTTCTTTTTGCACGAGGGGAGGATCGCGGTCGCGCCGGGCGATCCGGTCTTCGTTCCGCATGGCAAGCCCGTCTTCGACGAACAGGGTTCCGCCACCCCCGCCCTGCAGCAGGTCCAGCACGCGATGCAGGTCCTCGGCCGCGGCCTGCCCGAGACCGAGAGCATGATCGCCCGCTTCGTCGAACACCGGCTGATCGAGCCGATCGACATCACGCTGGATTTCGACGACGGCTCGCGCCTGCAGCTCGACGGGCTGTATTCGACCAGCCTCGATTCGCTTCACGCGCTACCCGACGAGGCGGCGCTCGACCTGTTCCGCCGCGGCGATCTTCAGATCGCCTACATCCAGGCCGCGTCGATCCATCACATCAGGCACATGGCCAGACTACGTAACGAGCGGCTTTTCGCCGACGCCTGA
- a CDS encoding tryptophan halogenase family protein, with protein sequence MDKVDSIVIVGGGTAGWLTAGVIAARHQGRRPHGFSVTLVESPNVPIIGVGEGTWPTLRSTLRKIGVSETDFFRECDAAFKQGARFNRWTTGEADEGYYHPLMLPQGFARLNLVPHWLENGDESFCDAVTPQGRICDQGLAPKTIATPEYEGLANYAYHLDAGKFSKFLTKHCVEKLGVRHVLADVSEVVQAPNGDVACVKTADGQAIDGDLFIDCTGFKALLIEEAMKVPFRDCNDVLFCDTALAVQVPYADPSDPVASHTISTAQSAGWIWDIGLPTRRGVGHVFSSSHVDADHAERELRDYIGPAARDLTVRRIPIRSGHRETFWKGNVVAVGLAAGFLEPLEASAIVLIELSAKMIAEQLPPNRDVMDVIARRFNDTTAYRWGRIIDFLKLHYTLTKRTDTDFWRDNTRAETIPDRLQGLMELWKYQTPWLHDEFDRAEEVFPAASYQYVLYGMGYRTDVPPGDVAAERELAQRVRRENDALTARLLAGLPGHRDLLSKISQHAMMPV encoded by the coding sequence ATGGACAAGGTCGACAGCATCGTCATCGTCGGCGGCGGCACCGCCGGTTGGCTGACCGCGGGCGTCATCGCCGCACGCCACCAGGGGCGGAGGCCGCATGGCTTTTCGGTGACCCTGGTCGAATCTCCCAACGTGCCGATCATCGGGGTGGGAGAGGGGACGTGGCCGACGCTGCGTTCGACGCTGCGCAAGATCGGCGTGTCGGAAACCGATTTCTTCCGCGAATGCGATGCCGCGTTCAAGCAGGGCGCCCGGTTCAATCGCTGGACCACGGGCGAGGCGGACGAGGGCTATTACCACCCGCTGATGCTGCCGCAGGGTTTCGCGCGCCTCAATCTCGTGCCGCACTGGCTGGAGAACGGGGACGAGAGCTTTTGCGATGCGGTGACCCCGCAGGGCCGGATCTGCGATCAGGGTCTTGCACCCAAGACCATCGCGACGCCCGAGTACGAGGGGCTGGCGAATTACGCCTATCACCTCGATGCGGGCAAGTTCTCCAAGTTCCTCACGAAGCACTGCGTCGAAAAGCTGGGCGTGCGCCACGTCCTCGCCGATGTGAGCGAGGTCGTGCAGGCGCCGAACGGCGATGTCGCCTGCGTGAAGACCGCGGACGGGCAGGCCATCGACGGTGATCTGTTCATCGATTGCACCGGCTTCAAGGCGCTGCTGATCGAGGAGGCGATGAAGGTGCCGTTCCGCGACTGCAACGACGTGCTGTTCTGCGACACGGCGCTGGCGGTGCAGGTGCCTTACGCCGACCCGTCCGATCCGGTGGCCAGCCATACGATTTCCACCGCCCAGTCGGCGGGATGGATCTGGGACATCGGCCTGCCGACCCGCCGCGGCGTCGGCCACGTCTTTTCCAGCAGCCATGTCGATGCCGACCATGCCGAGCGGGAACTGCGCGACTATATCGGCCCGGCGGCAAGGGATCTGACGGTGCGCCGCATCCCGATCCGGTCGGGCCACCGCGAAACCTTCTGGAAGGGCAATGTCGTGGCGGTCGGCCTTGCCGCCGGTTTCCTCGAACCGCTGGAAGCATCCGCTATCGTGCTGATCGAGCTGTCGGCCAAGATGATCGCCGAACAGCTTCCCCCCAACCGCGACGTGATGGACGTGATCGCCCGGCGCTTCAACGATACCACCGCTTATCGCTGGGGCCGGATCATCGATTTCCTGAAGCTGCATTATACGCTGACCAAGCGTACCGACACCGACTTCTGGCGCGACAACACGCGGGCGGAAACCATTCCCGACCGGCTGCAGGGCCTGATGGAGCTGTGGAAATACCAGACCCCCTGGCTGCACGACGAATTCGACCGGGCCGAGGAAGTGTTCCCCGCCGCCAGCTATCAATACGTGCTGTACGGCATGGGATATCGCACCGATGTCCCGCCGGGTGACGTCGCGGCAGAGCGCGAACTGGCCCAGCGCGTGCGCAGGGAGAATGACGCCCTGACGGCCAGGCTGCTCGCGGGCCTGCCCGGTCACCGCGATCTGCTCTCCAAGATATCGCAGCATGCGATGATGCCGGTGTGA